Genomic segment of Leuconostoc mesenteroides subsp. mesenteroides:
AGCCTTTTGCGAACAAAAGCTTACTTGCCAAAAGAACTTAGCAAGCATTTGGGTATATCCAAATCGAAACTTTCTAAAAATTTGGCTGGATTGCATACTTTAGGCTACATTAGTCAAAAGCCCGATCAAACCGATAGACGTGAAATGATTACGGAATTAACGGAAAAGGGTCAAAATTTTCTGACAGAAACCGATAATAGACACAATGAATTACTTGTTGACGCTCAAGCCAGTTTGACAAGTGAAGAACAACAATTATTCGCACAGTTGTCTCAAAAATTTGTATCCGAACTCAGAGAAAGAAGGTTAAGTAATGACACAAAATAACATTATTGTTAAAGGTGCTCAAACGAATAATTTAAAAAATATAGATGTTGAGATTCCAATTAATCAGGTAACGGTGATAACTGGTGTCTCTGGATCAGGGAAGTCATCATTAGTATTTGATACACTAGCATCAGAAAGCCAAAGAGAAATAAACAAAAATTATAGTGCTTATATTCAACAACTACTCCCAAAATATGATAAACCAAACGTTGACACGATTAAAAATTTGCCTTTCTCCGTTGTTGTTGATCAAAAAAATATTAGTGGCAATGCACGGTCTACTGTTGGTACCTTCACAGAAATTTATACAGCACTGCGCTTATTATTTTCTAGAAAGGCACAACCATTTATCGGATATTCAATGGCTTATTCATTTAATAATTCATCCGGCATGTGTCGTGATTGCCAAGGATTGGGTTATATTCAAGAAATTGATAAGGATAAACTTTTGAATACCAATTTATCTTTAAATGAAGGAACTATTCAGTTTCCAACGTTTCAACCTGGTGGCTGGCGTTTGACACGCTATACTGAATCTGGTTTTTTTGATAATGACCTACCGTTGAAAGATTGGTCAAGAGATACGTTGCAATTATTTTTATATGGAGAAGAACAAAAGCCCGACCACCCTACTAAATTATGGCACAAAACAGCCAAATATCTAGGCCTCATACCACGTATAAAAAAAGCATTTTTTCACCAAGAAGATGGTAAATATAGTAAAGAAATTGATACCATTACTCAAACAATTAGTTGTCCGACATGTGGTGGCACGAGACTTAATGAAGCGGCTCGTACAGCTATTCTTAATGGTAAAACAATTGCCGAATGTAGTGCGCTGTCTCTTGTTGATCTTAAAAAATGGTTGGGAAAAATCATTGATAGGGATATCCAGTCTGTGCTAAAAGATTTGAATTTAAAAATTGATAATTTAATAGCGGTTGGACTTTCCTATTTAAGCCTAGATCGCCGTACGAGTACACTGTCTGGTGGCGAAGGACAAAGAATCAAACTGGCTAATCATCTCAATAGCGCTTTGTCAGGCGTATTATACATATTTGATGAACCAAGTGTCGGATTACATCCACATGATCTAATTGGTATTAACGAGATTTTTAAATTACTTGCTCAGAAGGGTAATACAGTTGTCATTGTTGATCACGACCCAGATGTTATCAAAAAGGCAGACAATATTATTAATTTAGGTGAAGAGGCTGGTGAAAATGGTGGATATCTGACATTCACGGGTACCTATCAAGAACTACTTACTAGTGACACAATAACCGGAAAAAGTCTTAGTAATCCAGGGTTGGTAAATAATCAAAGTTTACTGAAAAAAAATTTTGTTAGCTTACGTCATTTAAATATTCATAACTTGGTTGATGTGAGTGTAGACATACCTCAAAAAGCACTTACAGTGGTATCTGGACCAGCTGGTTCAGGTAAAAGTTCATTGTTACATGCTTTTATTAAATCACAGGATGCTGTCACAGTATTAGATCAAAAACCAATTCATACAAGCAGTAGGTCAAATATTTTAACTTATTTAGACAAATTTGATCAATTAAGAAAATTATTTTCAAAAATCACTGGTTCTTCTCAATCACTGTTTTCGTATAATGGCAAAGGAGCTTGCCCAGTATGCAAAGGTCTAGGATTTGTGAAATTAGATTTGGCTTATTTGGGTGACGAAATTTCGGTTTGCGAGGCTTGCCATGGCACCCGTTATTCAGAGGAGACTTTATCTTTGAGAGTGAAGGGATATAATATGCACGAAGTGTTGAATTTTTCTGTAGATAAATTTTCCAGCGTTTTCCCTGAATTTTGTAATGTAACCGCAATACTTCAAGAATGTGGGCTTTCCTATATACACATAGGTCAAACACTAAATACGCTTTCAGGCGGGGAATTACAACGACTCAAATTAGCAAAAAATTTACTGGAAAACACAAGTAATACCATTGTACTTGACGAACCAACAAGCGGTTTACATGAATCAAATATTCAACAGATCATTAATTTACTCAAAAAACTTATTGTGAAACGCCAAGTTACTATTATTGTGGTGGAGCACAACTTGCGTTTTATTGGACAAGCCGACTGGGTAATTGATATGGGTCCAGGAGCTGGTTATGATGGTGGGAAAGTGCTTTTTGAAGGTTCACCGTATGCACTCATGAATCATCATCAAACAGACACATCGATTGCTATGAGAGCGTATTTTTCTCATTAAT
This window contains:
- a CDS encoding winged helix DNA-binding protein; its protein translation is MDNKLKKILSELQCELVAERNLVNPEAVSWLQYDVLSLLRTKAYLPKELSKHLGISKSKLSKNLAGLHTLGYISQKPDQTDRREMITELTEKGQNFLTETDNRHNELLVDAQASLTSEEQQLFAQLSQKFVSELRERRLSNDTK
- a CDS encoding ATP-binding cassette domain-containing protein — protein: MTQNNIIVKGAQTNNLKNIDVEIPINQVTVITGVSGSGKSSLVFDTLASESQREINKNYSAYIQQLLPKYDKPNVDTIKNLPFSVVVDQKNISGNARSTVGTFTEIYTALRLLFSRKAQPFIGYSMAYSFNNSSGMCRDCQGLGYIQEIDKDKLLNTNLSLNEGTIQFPTFQPGGWRLTRYTESGFFDNDLPLKDWSRDTLQLFLYGEEQKPDHPTKLWHKTAKYLGLIPRIKKAFFHQEDGKYSKEIDTITQTISCPTCGGTRLNEAARTAILNGKTIAECSALSLVDLKKWLGKIIDRDIQSVLKDLNLKIDNLIAVGLSYLSLDRRTSTLSGGEGQRIKLANHLNSALSGVLYIFDEPSVGLHPHDLIGINEIFKLLAQKGNTVVIVDHDPDVIKKADNIINLGEEAGENGGYLTFTGTYQELLTSDTITGKSLSNPGLVNNQSLLKKNFVSLRHLNIHNLVDVSVDIPQKALTVVSGPAGSGKSSLLHAFIKSQDAVTVLDQKPIHTSSRSNILTYLDKFDQLRKLFSKITGSSQSLFSYNGKGACPVCKGLGFVKLDLAYLGDEISVCEACHGTRYSEETLSLRVKGYNMHEVLNFSVDKFSSVFPEFCNVTAILQECGLSYIHIGQTLNTLSGGELQRLKLAKNLLENTSNTIVLDEPTSGLHESNIQQIINLLKKLIVKRQVTIIVVEHNLRFIGQADWVIDMGPGAGYDGGKVLFEGSPYALMNHHQTDTSIAMRAYFSH